The Sesamum indicum cultivar Zhongzhi No. 13 linkage group LG6, S_indicum_v1.0, whole genome shotgun sequence genomic interval AAACCATAGGATAAATATTTGACATGATTCATAACCATAATAAAAGTAGCTTTTATAATAGATAATATAagtgtttctcttttttttttttttatcgattTTTAATCttagaattaaatatgtatttcactttaatttgtataaaataatcatttttgtttcagAACTTTCAAAGCTCAGGAGCTACACATTCTGCCAATAACTACTCCATTAATCAATAGATTATATGTACgtctattttataatatgttttcgTGTTTGTGAACCGTTGCAGCGTATAtgaaaatctcaaaagaaaacaattttattaatatcagtaaaacGAAATTGCATGACAAGAATAAGAATGACACCATCCTGTCTGATTCATTACATTTCGGGATTTCTCTTCCACCTTGCAATAGTCTTCAGGTGGTTAATGAGCAGGGGCCTTAATATAGCCCAAATTCGTTGAATTCGCAACTCTCGTTAGGGTCTTCAACTCGTAGGCGATCCAACACCTAGACTCGGTCGGATTGAAGAAAAAACCCAAACACTTGCAATCCGAGGTGCAGCTTCTTGAGCAGTCCTCCTCCTTGACGGGCCCACTACCCCTAGTATACTTGCTCATGAAATGCTCCACCCCTTCCAATTTGAAGTATTTGATGTCATTTGGTTTGCAAGATGTTAGCTTAGGAGGTGCACAGCTCTTGCTCCATCCCATCAGCCCATTTGGAGATGGGCAAGCCACACACTGGCTGTCCTCACAAAGCCCGAAACTCCCACACCTCTCCGGCAACTGGCATTCCTCGACATTATCTCTAGCGAAAAGTGTAAACGTCTCTTCCCATGCACCCCAATCCACTTTGTCGTAGAATGTAAACGCTCTTAATCCCCCATCGATTCCCAACCGGAGATACGTTAACGTGCTGTTGTATTTGGGCCGAGATAGGATCCGAGCTCCTCCTAATTTTGTATCCTTCAACATTATCTCATAAGCAAATGCATCCTCTGTCTCGGGCTGGCTATCGAATGTCAAAACGTCGAGCTTTCCAAGCGAGAGATAGTCCGTTGCATCAAAATATAACATGGGCCTAGGAGACTTCTTACTTGTATAGTACAATGCAAATCCTCTGCGCTCCAAGACCAAGCTATAAGCCCCATTCTTGTTCTCCGTCTCAGAAAGCCGGCTCACGAGCTTATTCGGGCCCTTCCGACGAAGCGCTTGGCCCACCAAAAGAGTATCCGTTGGCAAGTCGAAACTCTGCCAGACAAAACTGCCATTGGAGTCATAAAGTACCATGTTACCATTTGGTAACAACCGAAACCCCACAACACCCTTGTCAGCCGTGTTAGACTGCCATGCCACACGACCATCAGCATTAGCCAAGACTAGATTACCATTTGCCCCAAGCGAGAACGTCGCATTCTCTCCAACGGGATTGCCACGATTCGCCTCCCAAACCCAACGCATCAACGACTCAGACCGCACAGTACCCATACGTAAAGCCAGAGTATAGGCACCCGGCGTGGTGTTGTAGAAACATAGCTGGAACGGGGAGCTAAAGACAGACAAAGCTCTATAGTTGGCATCATATTCAACTACGTACTCTCCAAATTCGCCTTCATTgacaaaattgaaagtttGGGAAGGAGGGACAACACCTTGAGCGCAGATGCAGAAGAGGAGGAAGGAAAGAGTAAAGAAGCAAGGCAAAGACATTGTGTTAAAAGTGTTTGATGAATTGTTTCTAGCTAGAGTCTATATTTATAGAAGATTAGCATAGTTGTGAATGagaaggttttattaaaaaaaaacactatgGTCAGAGGAGGTAGGCTgcattaaaaatgagaatggcCCCAGAAATTGTTGTTTCAGCATGTGACTATGCTTTTTCGGACACATCTTTCAATTCAATGCAATCCCATTAGTGTAAGGCACTAGGAATTAAGTAATACAATTCTGTGCCACATTGTTTGAATGCCGATTGGAAGATCTTGCTAATCTttagtaaaagaaaagaatctttttttttttttaattttctaacacattaataatttatcgaaACAACTTCCTAGCAATTGGTGCACATGTtgctatattaatattaaataattttgaatatgttGGTTGTTTAGATGTTTgagagaaattaaataaaatttatgactTTAAATTTCACTGTCGTTCACTTATTTTATGtgcaaaatttaatagaactatttataaaatattaaataatatttttttaaaattatgtattaaatattaaataatatttttttaaaattttaaatgatgcGCTCAACCCTCCTCCAGGATGGAAAGAGCGCATTAGGATAGGCCAACTGTAGGCTAATCATTCTTGTTGATTTGCGTTGACATGTTACTATATACTATAAACTCCCTATCTATATTCTTTTATCACTtgcttcatatatatatatatattgatggcTGTTGCACCCCGtctttatatgtatataaaaaaataattttttatatttttaaaaatataatataaacaacaataataaaatatcttcCATATTctaacataattatgaatacttcatttgtatttaaaataccAATACcctctaattttaataatcgtCTAATAACTAGCACAATTCattagtattaaatttttatctatattttgtGGTGCACTAACAAAAATGTACCTATGgatcttaaatttaattttgcttattttaaaaattttcttaagTTTTTTATAGACTAAAGggataaaattcttttataatttttcaaaagattcCATCTACCccacccaattttttttaattttttatataattaaaaaaatacaataaaggtaaagttgtaattttaaacttcattcaaaaattatataattttatcaaacaccataaaaatatttactattttttaataattacctcAAATTTTATAGAGTAATCTACCTATATAATTTGATGATCATgagtgaaattattttaaaaatgaaaaaaaaaattagagatttAACGTTGTTTGGaaggaattaaatttttaagtggCACCGCGCTTAAAAAATGCAGTGCcacaatttgaattaaaaaaaaaaaagaaacttttttATGTCACTGCGGTCACTGACTGCGGTGACAAAATGAatagaaaaaacaataataaaataacggCATCGCGATTTCAAATGGcgtttttataaaaataaataaataaaattgaagcaCCACAATCTAATCCCTAAGCATTTTCTTCTTGAAGTTGATAATTAGAAGGCACCACCACCACTACATGATTAAATGTTTTTGTCAAGGTTTATGacaatgtattttaataagaaaaaaaactttaatttaatataaaatgaataattatattaatattgcatataaaaaaaataaaaagattaaattgttagagaattatttaataatatgggtatattacattaatatttttttaaaattatatcaaattacacaaataccgtctgtattttatattaaattaaaattattttttttataaaaatatattttaataataataataattttttgctcgTTATCATtacttcaatatatatataccacatGTTAATAACCCATAACCCGTGACTATAATGTGTGACcgaacaaattttaattaacactaAGTTAGGAACTAAACCCAATAATATAAGTGGCTTCTAGCAAAGTATTAATACCTCCTTAtcgttaattaaataattatcatttctaattaattattttattaaactatttaaataatacactTGATTTGTGGACACTTTCAACAACCACAACGATTGTTGATCGTAATTTTTACTAGTATGgttaaaatacttattatggctaaaaatcataggataaatatttgatatgattCATAACCATAATAAAAGTAGCTTTGTTTTTTATCTCGATTTTTAATCTTAGAATAGCTAAGcccaataaatatatatatttcactttaatttgtataaaataatcatttttgtttcagAACTTTTAAAGCTCAGGAGCTACACATTCTGCCAATAACTCCTCCATTAATCAATAGATTATATGTATGTCTATTTTTCGAGTTTGGGAACcaaatgacaattttattacatatatcaataaaatgaaGTTGCAAGAGAAGAATAAGAATGACACCGTCCTGTCTGATTCATTACATTTTGGGCTTTCTCTTCCACCTTGCAACAAATGCAGCAGTACTCTTCAGATCGTTAATGAGCAGGGGCCTTAATATAGCCCAGATGCGTCGAATTCGCAACTCTCGTTAGGGTCTTCAGCTCGTAGGCGATCCAACACCTAGACTCGGCCCGATTGAAGAAAAAACCCAAACACTTGCAATCCGAGGTGCATTTTCTTGAGCAGTCCTCCTCCTTGACGGGCCCACTACCCCTAGTATACTTGCTCATGAAATGCTCCACCCCTTCCAATTTGAAGTATTTGATGTCATTTGGTTTGCAAGATGTTAGCTTAGGAGGTGCACAGCTCTTGCTCCATCCCATCAGCCCATTTGGAGATGGGCAGGCCACACACTGGCTGTCCTCACAAAGCCCGAAACTCCCACACCTCTCCGGCAACTGGCATTCCTCACCGGAATCTCTAGGGAAAAGTGTAAACGTCTCTTCCCATGCACCCCAATCCACATTGTCGTAGAATGTATACGCTCTTAATCCCCCATCGATTCCCAACCGGAGATACGTTAACGTGCTGTTGTATTTGGGCCGAGATAGGATCCGAGTTCCTGCATTTGGATTCTCCAACCTTATTTCATAAGCAAATGCATCCTCTGTCTCGGGCTGGCTATTGAATGTCAAAACGTCGAGCTTTCCAAGCGAGAGATAGTCCGTTGCATCAAAATATAACATGGGCCTAGGAGAATTCTTACTTGCATAGTACAATACAAATCTGTTGGACTCCAAGACCAAGCTATAAGCCCCATCCTTGTTCTCCTTCTCAGAAAGCCGGCTCACGAGCTTATTCGGGCCCTTCAGACGAAGGGCTTGGCCCACCAATAGAGTATCCGTTGGCAAGTCAAAACTCTGCCAGACAAAACTGCCATTGGAGTCATAAAGTACCAT includes:
- the LOC105165825 gene encoding epidermis-specific secreted glycoprotein EP1-like, translating into MSLPCFFTLSFLLFCICAQGVVPPSQTFNFVNEGEFGDYIVEYDANYRVLSVFSSPFQLCFYNTTPGAYTLALRMGTVRSESLMRWVWEANRGNPVGENATFSLGANGNLVLADADGRVAWQSNTADKGVVGFRLLPNGNMVLYDSNGSFVWQSFDLPTDTLLVGQALRLKGPNKLVSRLSEKENKDGAYSLVLESNRFVLYYASKNSPRPMLYFDATDYLSLGKLDVLTFNSQPETEDAFAYEIRLENPNAGTRILSRPKYNSTLTYLRLGIDGGLRAYTFYDNVDWGAWEETFTLFPRDSGEECQLPERCGSFGLCEDSQCVACPSPNGLMGWSKSCAPPKLTSCKPNDIKYFKLEGVEHFMSKYTRGSGPVKEEDCSRKCTSDCKCLGFFFNRAESRCWIAYELKTLTRVANSTHLGYIKAPAH
- the LOC105165442 gene encoding epidermis-specific secreted glycoprotein EP1-like; protein product: MSLPCFFTLSFLLFCICAQGVVPPSQTFNFVNEGEFGEYVVEYDANYRALSVFSSPFQLCFYNTTPGAYTLALRMGTVRSESLMRWVWEANRGNPVGENATFSLGANGNLVLANADGRVAWQSNTADKGVVGFRLLPNGNMVLYDSNGSFVWQSFDLPTDTLLVGQALRRKGPNKLVSRLSETENKNGAYSLVLERRGFALYYTSKKSPRPMLYFDATDYLSLGKLDVLTFDSQPETEDAFAYEIMLKDTKLGGARILSRPKYNSTLTYLRLGIDGGLRAFTFYDKVDWGAWEETFTLFARDNVEECQLPERCGSFGLCEDSQCVACPSPNGLMGWSKSCAPPKLTSCKPNDIKYFKLEGVEHFMSKYTRGSGPVKEEDCSRSCTSDCKCLGFFFNPTESRCWIAYELKTLTRVANSTNLGYIKAPAH